Proteins from one Bombyx mori chromosome 25, ASM3026992v2 genomic window:
- the LOC105842570 gene encoding uncharacterized protein LOC105842570: MPEGKVKDLIKRRASIKAKITQFSTYLDVLRGCDYFNDVQFSELQVRLEKFETLYGDFDSFQSEIEMLSDAPEDHYKDRESIESQYYKLVASARTLLDQRKNNDGRSERFQRIEYLKQHFWQRFSNEYVVWLQQKMKWPTQKGDLKEGMMVVIKEKGLPPLMWLLGRIIRLCPGRDGITRVADILTKKGVIRRAYNNICPLPVNI; the protein is encoded by the exons ATGCCTGAAGGCAAAGTAAAAGACTTAATTAAAAGGAGGGCCTCAATAAAGGCCAAAATAACACAATTCTCTACGTATTTGGATGTCCTACGGGGTTGTGATTATTTCAATGATGTGCAATTCTCGGAACTCCAAGTACGTCTTGAGAAATTCGAAACCTTATACGGGGACTTCGACAGTTTTCAGAGTGAGATCGAGATGCTGTCAGACGCGCCGGAAGACCATTATAAGGATCGTGAGTCCATTGAGTCGCAGTACTACAAGCTTGTGGCTTCTGCGCGTACGCTGTTGGATCAACGCAAAAATAATGACGGTAGGTCCGAG AGATTCCAGCGTATCGAGTACCTTAAGCAGCATTTTTGGCAGCGATTCTCCAATGAGTACGTCGTGTGGCTACAACAAAAAATGAAATGGCCGACTCAAAAGGGAGACTTAAAAGAAGGTATGATGGTTGTCATCAAGGAGAAGGGACTACCACCTCTTATGTGGCTGCTCGGACGCATTATTCGTCTTTGTCCTGGACGAGATGGAATTACACGTGTGGCAGATATCTTAACCAAGAAAGGTGTTATACGACGCGCTTACAACAACATATGCCCGCTACCAGTCAATATTTGA